The sequence GCctgaatgtaaaggtaaagagacccctgaccattaggtccagtcgtggccgactctggggttgcggcgctcatctcgctttattgctgagggagccggcgtacagcctccgggtcatgtgaccagcatgactaagccgcttctggtgaaccagagcagcgcacggaaactctgttcaccttcccgctggagcggtacctatttatctacttgcactttgacgtgctttcgaactgctaggttagcaggagcaacgagagctcaccccgtcgcagggattcaaaccgccaacctgatcagcaagtcctaggctctgtggtttaacccacagcaccacccgcgtccccccgcCTGAATGTAGCTTTCAATAAATAAAGGAAGACTCACAGCTGTTGCTCTGGCCCCACCAATTCACCACAGgctgctcaccccccccccccaaagtttgcCTGTGgaggaatgtggcctttgggctgCAAAAGGTTTCCCCTGATAAGGCTCGAACCTCTTCCTTTTATTTCTGAGCACGCACAAACCTTGTCTCCGGGCAGCTGGAAAAAGACAAATTACACTGCAGAAACGCTGCCAAAGTCAGTCCAAGTATTTCTCCTTGGCCATCTTATTTATGTACACAGAGCTGCCCTCCATGAAACATTCGCACACGGAGATGTCTGCTGGGAGACTACACACACCGACAATCACTTGCACAATTGTAATGTGGAGGGTTAACTGTAAACAAAGTAAGAGAACAGCCGGAGTAGACTGTGCTATAATAGCTTAAGCCCACCGTTGGAACGGCAACCCTAAATCACcactggcatcctgttctcactgcatCCCACTCCACTGCAAGGACGTAAAGACTGCACTCCCATCCTGGTCCACCGAACACAGCAGCACCGTCTTCTTCACGTTGGTGCCGAGGCGTCCTGCGCTGACGACATCACACAGGGAGAGAGGGGTGTCTTTAGAGACACACAGGGCAATGTAATGGGCATGGAAACGCATGGGGTCACctgtaggagggagggaggaaggcaggGTTAGAAGAGGGAAATAGCCCATTGGCTTCCTCCCTCCTTAACAATCGCTCTTCATTCTAGAACGAAGCCATTTTGAATTTTGCCGTAGCAAAAAATGTCCTCGAGTCAAGGAAAGGGCGAGTCTTTTTTCCTAAGGTTAGCAGCAACCACTACCTGCCCAGCAAGAACCCTGGGAGCAGCAGCGCTGCAACAAAAAGGGGAGCTAAGTGCTTGGGATTTTGTAAGTTTGTGGCAGGCGGGCAAAGTCCTTTATACCATCAGACCACTGTCaataccaggggtggggaacttttcgGCTGTGTGGGCCAAATCTTTGAGGCATCAAATCCACCTATCACATGATGACATCATCGTGATGTCACCCACGTGTCAAATGCATAGCTTTGCAAGTCTTCCTACTTTAAACACTCGATTTCAGAAGACTatgctggctggcagtggctctctagggtttcagacagaatttCCTGCCTGGAAGGCAAATGGAATAGCATGGCAAGAACCTTGTATAGAGGCATTCAACCCTGCCATAATTTGTTGTAACCCActtcagacgcgggtggcgctgtgggttaaaccacagagcctaggacttgccgatcagaaggtcggcggttcgaatccccgcgacggggtgagctcccgttgctcgctccctgctcctgccaacctagcagttcgaaagcacgtcaaagtgcaagtagataaataggtaccactccagtgggaaggtaaacagcgtttccatgcactgctctggttcgccagaagcggcttagtcatgctggccacatgacccggaagctgtacgccggttccctgggccaataaagcgagatgagcgccgcaaccccagagtcggccacgactggacctaatggtcaggggtccctttaccctttacctactTCAGAGTTCTATCTACATACACATGTTCTTTAATTTCTGCACTTCCCTTCATCCCAAGGAGATTTCAGGGCGATGCACAGCAAACCAAAGAAATGCAGTATTTTATTCTGTAGACATTACTCCTCAAACCATTAGAGTACTCCTGCCTTCCCCATTTTCAGCAGACCTGTATTCACTATAGAAAGGAAGGCTGCTATTCACTGCAAAGCAGAACAGGACTCTGAATCCCTGTGTGCAAGGACAGAGGGAGGCATTTGTTTATTCAAGACGGGGCCAGGAATCCTGCCTGCCTCTTTAAATGCCTCTCACCCTTTCAATAGAGGGCTGGCTAGGCCTTTCAGCAAATATTCCATTCACTCCTGGGCTAAGAGGGAAAAAACGCAGGATAAGATTGCTCAGCTTTTTATTATTCGTATTTGCCTTTGTGACGCAGGGGAGCATTGATATCATGCTCTCTGCTCAGAGGGGCAGACTCTGAAAACCATAGCATTTGTCACCCCACCCCCGGCTTGGATTCCCCAAGATCCACAAGCCTGCCACTACCTGGATAAACAAGGAAGTCACCCCCAAATTTGCTCCCACTGGTGACGTAGTAGCCCCGTTCCCAAAGATTCTGGAAAATGCGGTAACGTAGCTCGTGGTCCTCCTGTCCAGCATAAGGCCAGTCTTGGGATTGGACATGCCAGTCCACCTCTTCTTCTGGGCCTGGATGTACtcgttctgttgggagctggacCATCATAGATTGTCGAGGAAGCACAAAGGTGGATTCCGGTTCTGCAGGAGGATCTGGAAATATAATACAGAGTGGCCTGTAACCGGGCTACCTTAGGACTACCTTCTTCCATGTATTCCCTCCTGTGGCTGTGGTCCTTGTCTACTCATTACCACCAACAGCCTGAGCTATAACAGATAGGTACCAGGGCAGGACCTTCTTGGTTGTGGTGCCAAGATTAAGCAAAGCTCTCCCCAAGGGAAACCCACCTAGATCCTCCCTTTAAGTATTTCCTTATTCAGCTAGGATGTGGTTAGACATCTAGTTAGCCactgagaacaaaatgctggactagaggagCTACTGGCCTGATGCAATAGGCTCTTCTTTCATGGCTTTTTACAGAGATGTTTGGGGAAAGCTGGCTATTATGCTGTTCTTTGCCGGTGCTCCAAAAAACCAAGCGGGTTGGTTTTCCCTTGCCACATCTTgaaaacagccctgctggatcaggctgaaggcctaactagtccagcatcctgttctcacagcagccagccaggaaGTGGGAAGccaataagcaggacctgagcacaagagccctctctcctcctgcagtttccagcaactggcattcagaagcattgttgcctccaactgtggaggcagagcatagctctCATGACTacagtagctcagttggtagagcatgagactcccagtatcagggttgtgggtttgagccccacgttggacaaaaagattccagcattgcagcaggttggactatttatttttatttttaatttatatacccccctatacccggaggtctcagggcagtttacagaacaaaatcaaaatataaaaccacaatatataatcaaaataaaacaacaacccaataacaccccccttgGGGTGTCTTCACATTCCACAGTTCTATGACTAGTAGCCACGGGCAGTCttactctccatgaatttgtctaatcctcttctaaagccatccagaaATCTGTCATTATTGTTCCCTGAGTGCTAGTGCGACAACTGAGGAGAAAACattcttctctgtcctccatAGGTTctgggactaccactcccatcagccccagccagcactgccaatAGTCATAGTTTAGTCCTCctgcaagggacacgggtggcgctatggtctaaaccactgagcctcttgggcttgccaactggaacgccggcagttcgaatccctgcgacagagtaagctcccgttgctctgtcccagctcctgccaacctagcagttcaaaagcacaccagcgcgattagataaataggtaccactgcggtgggaaggtaaacagcgtttccgtgcgctctggcactcgttgtagtgtcccgttgcaccagaagctgtttagtcatgctggccacataacccagaaagcagtctgtggacaaacgccggctatctcggcctgaaaacgagatgagcaccgcaaccccagagtcgcctttgactggacttaaccttccatgAGTCCTTTAACTTACCTCCTGCAGCTTCCTGGGGCACTTCCAAATAAAGCAAAATAGTTGCCACATAGCAAATGTTGACGCTCACCTCCCTCTTCCTGCCGCCGTTTCTTTGCTCGGCCCTGGGCTATACGTTCCGCAAGAGTACCCAGCACAGCTTTCCTCTCTTCAGCCGCCAGCCGAACCTGCTCCTGATAGCTCTCCTCTTGCTCGTTTTGGTAGGCGGCCGCCTCCTCAAGGGCTGAAGGATCCTGCAGACACAGAGAAGCAAGTTCAGCGCTTCCCATTCTCTGACcgcatccacaccatgcatttaaatcaccCACGGGCACACACATGTCCACAGAGACCTTCCCTGGTGCCCACTGGGTCCTCATGCCACCCCaatgaaattaggcttgaaagaagtatTCTGTTTTAGCCAATATAATAAGTTGCAGTGTGCGCTCAGTTGCAGCGTGTGTATGGGGCCCACAACAGTgcctctggtttgcaaatgtgccctgGGGTTCAAAAAGGGTGGTGGCCCATGATCTACACTGCACAATTTGCAGCAATTAAGCAGAGCATCCTTCACTTTGGCTcctggtttgggggttttttggggttttttaagagaACTAGCAATGATTGGTTGAACCATCACCTGGCTTTTATCATCTCGAAGGGGTTGGGATGCTGCGTTTTTGAACAAGGCTGCCAACCCCTTTTCTGCGAGTAACCGGACCTCTTCCGGGAGCAGCTGCAGGGGCAGCCCCAGCCGCACATTCTGCCGCGGCTTCCGAGCTAACGCTCCAACCAGTGTGCCGACAATACGATGCTCCTCCCGCAATCTCCGCGCATCAGCAGCATTCCACACAAAAGCCTTTCCCTCCAAGATGTGGATTCGGATCATGCCTCGGCCTGTACCTGTGCTTCCCTGAGAAGATGGGAAAGGAACCACAAAAATACTATAACAATCACTTGACTTCAAGATTTTTTGGGAGGGTGGTGGGATCCACTCCTTTGAAAGGTTTTGCCAGCGGCCTTTGGGGTAAAGGCAATTGGTTGTCGGAGGTTCTTATACTAAGCATTGAAATGTACCTAAAATGGCAAAGGCAGGTTACTTTACatatcacctttttaaaaaacaagtgggTTGGCTTTACTCTGCTCTCTCCACTATTTAATAGGTTTGTAATTTATGTAAATAGTTTTATTGTTTATAAGGCTTCTCTTATgctgatctatgggctacttttaaaatgaggctgcattttaaattgcattttaacctgtattttaaattggggtttttcccctattatgtttttactgtaattttactggtgttagccgccctgagcccagctctgggcagggagagcggggtataaataaaatttattattaagcAGCATAATCTCTCTGCTCCCAGAACCCAAAAGGATATGTTGGCcaatctcttctctctccctgaaCAGAAACACAGCAGCAATACAATgactggtaaaaaggtaaaggtaaaggtacccctgcctgtacgggccagtcgtgtccgactctgaggttgcgtgcccatctcgcttaagaggccgggggccagcgctgtccgaagacacttccgggtcacgtggccagcctgacaagctgcatctggtgagccagcgcagcacacggaaacgccgtttaccttcccgctagtaagcggtccctatttatctacttgcacccgggggtgctttcgaactgctaggttggcaggcgctgggaccaaacgacgggagcgcaccccgccgcggggattcgaaccgccgacctgacgatcggcaagtcataggtgctgaggttttacccacagcgccacccgtgtccccacaaTGACTGGTACAGGgacataaataagaataaaatgggTGGCAGGGTGGGGGGATGCTTGGGGTGCTTGCAGTGGATTGGTTGGGGGCACCTCTCTGGAATAAACTGTTTTATGCAAAGGGAGGCAAATACATGCAAATACATGCATATTGCACCGTAAGTCTGAAACTAC comes from Podarcis raffonei isolate rPodRaf1 chromosome 13, rPodRaf1.pri, whole genome shotgun sequence and encodes:
- the TSEN34 gene encoding tRNA-splicing endonuclease subunit Sen34, with product MIRIHILEGKAFVWNAADARRLREEHRIVGTLVGALARKPRQNVRLGLPLQLLPEEVRLLAEKGLAALFKNAASQPLRDDKSQDPSALEEAAAYQNEQEESYQEQVRLAAEERKAVLGTLAERIAQGRAKKRRQEEGDPPAEPESTFVLPRQSMMVQLPTERVHPGPEEEVDWHVQSQDWPYAGQEDHELRYRIFQNLWERGYYVTSGSKFGGDFLVYPGDPMRFHAHYIALCVSKDTPLSLCDVVSAGRLGTNVKKTVLLCSVDQDGSAVFTSLQWSGMQ